A single Sutterella megalosphaeroides DNA region contains:
- the rdgB gene encoding RdgB/HAM1 family non-canonical purine NTP pyrophosphatase, protein MTTPDTTKTLVLASNNAGKVREFQAMFGELGIRIVPQGELGVGSADEPFGTFLENALAKARHAARETGLPAMADDSGICADALGGCPGVHSARFAGGHDDAANNRLLVEKLQGAATRRAHYTCLLVAVRHPEDPEPLVAEGVWQGEIVDEAAGDGGFGYDPHFYVPEFGKTAAELTAEEKNRVSHRARALAAMAELMRARWM, encoded by the coding sequence ATGACGACTCCCGATACGACGAAAACCCTCGTGCTCGCCTCGAACAACGCGGGCAAGGTCCGCGAATTCCAGGCGATGTTCGGCGAACTCGGCATCCGCATCGTCCCGCAGGGCGAGCTCGGCGTCGGTTCGGCGGACGAGCCCTTCGGCACGTTCCTCGAAAACGCGCTTGCGAAAGCCCGCCACGCCGCGCGCGAAACGGGTTTGCCCGCCATGGCGGACGACTCGGGCATTTGCGCGGACGCCCTCGGCGGGTGTCCGGGCGTGCATTCCGCGCGCTTTGCGGGCGGGCACGACGATGCGGCCAACAACCGCCTGCTCGTTGAGAAGCTCCAAGGCGCCGCCACGCGCCGCGCGCACTACACGTGCCTTCTGGTGGCGGTGCGCCACCCCGAGGACCCCGAGCCGCTCGTTGCCGAAGGCGTCTGGCAGGGCGAAATCGTCGACGAGGCCGCGGGCGACGGGGGCTTCGGCTACGACCCGCACTTTTACGTGCCCGAATTCGGTAAGACCGCCGCGGAACTCACGGCCGAAGAGAAAAACCGCGTGAGCCATCGCGCCCGGGCGCTTGCAGCCATGGCCGAACTCATGCGCGCGCGGTGGATGTGA
- a CDS encoding FAD-dependent oxidoreductase, translated as MRIRTLTAALAALGTIASAPAWADRTYDVDVAVVGAGASGTVAGVSAVEGGLSVVMLEKNAYAGGAGNFMEGSFAAESFMQKKAGVTLTKTEAFKQMAQYHHWRFNAPLMKKFVDLSGDTIQWVWDHGVHWKEVKTAWRDKKDLTWHIYPSAGSLPKAMVEHFKKGGGTLLLSTPAQKLITENGRVAGVEAVDKDGEKVTVKAKYVILATGGYNFDTDLVKKTTGIEMIPVGSPGRTGDGIKMAFSVGAVGDNMGPMMINGAFMPAEGEAICNGPNKELRAIFRQGLLYVDATGNRFFDEELTIDWPTASNAIARSGEWTYVVFDETTKKELETEGKGYLNPCGNFIQRHQKATELDRLIEANEKLGNVFVGNTIEEVAKKAGMDPATLKRSCDNMTKFARQGRDDQFGKDPYYLREVATGPFYVIRGKLNTLTSLNGVKVTENLEVLDKNDRVIPGLYATGHDAGGVYGDSYDLKVGEGTASAFAINSGRMAVMDILAKEKAAKATK; from the coding sequence ATGCGCATTCGGACTCTCACCGCGGCTCTCGCCGCACTCGGTACGATCGCGTCGGCTCCCGCCTGGGCCGATCGTACGTACGACGTCGACGTGGCGGTCGTCGGGGCGGGCGCCTCGGGGACGGTTGCGGGCGTGAGCGCCGTCGAAGGCGGGCTCTCCGTCGTGATGCTGGAGAAAAACGCCTATGCGGGCGGTGCGGGGAACTTCATGGAAGGAAGTTTCGCCGCGGAAAGCTTCATGCAGAAGAAGGCGGGCGTGACGCTCACGAAGACGGAAGCCTTCAAGCAGATGGCGCAGTATCACCACTGGCGATTCAACGCGCCGCTTATGAAGAAGTTCGTCGACCTTTCGGGCGACACGATCCAATGGGTGTGGGATCACGGCGTGCACTGGAAAGAAGTCAAAACGGCCTGGCGCGACAAGAAGGATCTCACATGGCACATCTATCCGTCGGCGGGGTCGCTTCCGAAGGCGATGGTGGAGCACTTCAAGAAGGGCGGCGGCACACTGCTTCTCTCGACGCCCGCTCAAAAGCTCATCACCGAAAACGGCCGCGTTGCGGGCGTTGAAGCGGTCGACAAGGACGGTGAAAAGGTGACGGTCAAGGCGAAGTACGTCATTCTCGCCACGGGCGGCTACAACTTCGATACCGACCTCGTCAAAAAGACGACCGGGATCGAGATGATTCCGGTCGGCTCCCCGGGACGCACGGGCGACGGCATCAAGATGGCGTTTTCCGTCGGGGCGGTCGGCGACAACATGGGTCCGATGATGATCAACGGCGCCTTCATGCCCGCCGAAGGCGAGGCGATTTGCAACGGGCCCAACAAAGAGCTGCGCGCGATCTTCCGTCAGGGACTCCTTTACGTCGACGCTACCGGGAACCGCTTCTTCGACGAAGAACTGACGATCGACTGGCCGACCGCCTCGAACGCGATCGCGCGCTCGGGCGAATGGACGTACGTCGTCTTCGACGAAACGACGAAGAAGGAACTCGAAACGGAAGGGAAGGGTTACCTCAACCCGTGCGGGAACTTCATTCAGCGCCATCAGAAGGCGACCGAACTCGACCGCCTGATCGAAGCGAATGAAAAGCTCGGCAACGTCTTTGTGGGTAACACGATCGAAGAGGTCGCAAAGAAGGCCGGGATGGATCCCGCCACGCTCAAGCGCTCGTGCGACAACATGACGAAATTCGCCCGTCAGGGTCGTGACGACCAGTTCGGCAAAGATCCCTACTACCTGCGCGAAGTCGCCACGGGACCCTTCTACGTGATCCGCGGGAAGCTCAATACGCTCACGTCCCTGAACGGCGTCAAGGTGACGGAAAACCTCGAAGTGCTCGACAAGAACGACCGCGTGATTCCGGGGCTCTACGCGACCGGGCACGACGCGGGCGGCGTCTACGGCGACAGCTACGACTTGAAGGTGGGCGAAGGGACCGCCTCGGCCTTCGCCATCAACTCGGGCCGCATGGCCGTGATGGACATCCTCGCGAAGGAAAAGGCCGCGAAGGCGACGAAGTAA
- the hemW gene encoding radical SAM family heme chaperone HemW, translating to MTTLDARRKAHGAKAPSLPPMSLYLHWPWCVRKCPYCDFNSHRAPAGLDEMRYVEAMLVDLAAWPEAAKRRPIETIFLGGGTPSLMSGEALERLLTGVRSIWPVTENAEITLEANPGTADEAKFERFRAAGVNRLSLGIQSFSDERLKRLGRIHDAAGARRAVAAAARVFENFNLDVMFALPGETLEMLRGEAREAADSAATHLSFYQLTIEEGTAFAKRPPSDLPDEDLAADMGELVERVLADAGFRRYEVSGYAKEGRRCRHNLNYWTYGDYVAAGAGAHGKVTLANPDGTFSVRREARFASPAKYLAAIESCGSGAETAFEVESEARPFEFMLNALRLAEGVPAELFEARTGVPLFVIELKLEELRASGLLVADPARIAPTEKGLLFLSDLQEAFLPEALAEFNGR from the coding sequence ATGACGACGCTCGACGCGCGCCGCAAGGCGCACGGGGCGAAAGCTCCGAGCCTTCCGCCCATGTCCTTGTACCTCCACTGGCCCTGGTGCGTGCGCAAGTGCCCGTACTGCGACTTCAATTCGCACCGGGCGCCTGCGGGCCTTGACGAGATGCGTTACGTCGAGGCGATGCTCGTCGATCTTGCCGCCTGGCCCGAGGCCGCCAAGCGCCGCCCCATCGAAACGATCTTTCTCGGGGGAGGCACTCCGAGCCTCATGTCGGGAGAAGCCCTGGAGCGGCTTCTTACGGGCGTGCGCTCGATCTGGCCCGTCACCGAGAATGCCGAAATCACGCTCGAAGCCAACCCCGGCACGGCCGACGAGGCGAAGTTCGAGCGCTTTCGCGCGGCGGGCGTCAATCGACTCTCGCTCGGGATTCAGAGTTTCTCGGACGAGCGCCTGAAGCGCCTCGGGCGCATTCACGATGCGGCGGGAGCCCGGCGCGCCGTCGCCGCGGCGGCGCGCGTCTTCGAGAATTTCAATCTCGACGTGATGTTCGCGCTTCCGGGCGAGACGCTCGAGATGCTGCGCGGCGAAGCGCGGGAAGCGGCGGACTCGGCCGCGACGCACCTCTCCTTCTATCAGCTCACGATCGAAGAGGGGACGGCCTTCGCAAAGCGCCCCCCGTCGGATCTTCCCGACGAGGATCTTGCGGCCGACATGGGCGAACTCGTCGAGCGGGTGCTTGCCGACGCGGGTTTTCGCCGCTACGAAGTGTCGGGCTATGCAAAGGAAGGCCGCCGCTGCCGCCACAACCTCAATTACTGGACCTACGGCGACTACGTCGCGGCGGGTGCGGGAGCGCACGGCAAGGTGACGCTCGCGAATCCGGACGGCACTTTTTCGGTGCGGCGCGAAGCGCGCTTTGCGTCGCCTGCCAAGTACCTCGCGGCAATCGAGTCGTGCGGGTCGGGGGCGGAAACGGCCTTTGAGGTCGAGTCCGAAGCACGCCCCTTCGAATTCATGCTGAACGCCCTGCGCCTCGCAGAGGGCGTCCCCGCGGAACTCTTCGAAGCGCGCACGGGGGTGCCGCTCTTCGTGATCGAGCTCAAACTCGAAGAGTTGCGCGCAAGCGGCC
- a CDS encoding YicC/YloC family endoribonuclease: MAHVSSMTGYALADGSTPLGTVAVECRAVNSRFLDLTLRIDDALRFTEPLIRETLQKRVGRGKLEVRVSLRQNDAAMPASVHRESLERLMALQQSILDTARDARPLSVAEILEMPGIAAHPATDRDAVTRDVLAVLDKALEGFCAARAREGAALADVIRGYCDRMEATVTEVRGEIPRIIEHIEGKLTERLETALARTLTEKSTLDPAEVSDRIRQEVTLYAIRLDVDEEINRLLTHIAEVRRILEKGGPVGRRLDFMAQEMNREANTLGSKAAAIEMTNASLALKIVIEQLREQIQNLE, from the coding sequence ATGGCCCATGTTTCCAGCATGACCGGTTACGCCCTCGCCGACGGCTCCACGCCGCTCGGCACCGTGGCCGTCGAATGTCGCGCGGTCAATTCGCGCTTTCTCGACCTCACGCTGCGCATCGACGACGCACTGCGCTTTACGGAGCCGCTCATTCGCGAAACGCTCCAGAAGCGCGTGGGCCGCGGCAAGCTCGAAGTGCGCGTGTCGCTGCGCCAGAACGACGCGGCAATGCCCGCCTCGGTGCACCGCGAATCGCTCGAACGATTGATGGCCCTTCAGCAGTCGATCCTCGACACGGCGCGCGACGCGCGGCCCTTGTCGGTAGCGGAGATTCTCGAGATGCCCGGCATCGCCGCGCATCCCGCCACGGACCGCGATGCGGTGACGCGCGACGTCTTGGCCGTGCTCGATAAGGCGCTCGAGGGCTTTTGCGCCGCCCGCGCCCGCGAGGGCGCGGCCCTGGCCGACGTCATCCGCGGCTACTGCGACCGCATGGAAGCGACCGTCACGGAAGTGCGCGGCGAGATTCCGCGCATCATCGAACACATCGAAGGCAAGCTCACCGAGCGCCTCGAAACGGCGCTTGCGCGCACGCTCACGGAAAAGAGCACGCTCGACCCCGCGGAAGTGTCGGACCGCATCCGTCAGGAAGTGACCCTCTACGCCATTCGCCTCGACGTCGACGAAGAGATCAACCGTCTCCTCACCCACATCGCCGAAGTGCGCCGCATTCTCGAAAAGGGCGGCCCCGTCGGTCGTCGACTCGACTTCATGGCGCAGGAAATGAACCGCGAAGCCAACACGCTCGGCTCGAAGGCGGCCGCGATCGAAATGACGAACGCGTCGCTCGCCTTGAAGATCGTGATCGAGCAGCTGCGCGAACAGATCCAGAACCTCGAATAA
- the rph gene encoding ribonuclease PH, whose product MTEANRTQTYPARPDGRSDDALRPTVFVRRYTKYAEGSVLVCAGDTKVICTASVEAGVPPFLRGRGEGWVTAEYGLLPRATGTRCDREAARGKQTGRTQEIQRLIGRSLRAVVDRKKLGEFTIKIDCDVIQADGGTRCASITGAWVALRDAVTGMLEKGDITEDPILAQVSAVSVGVSNGRPVLDLNYVEDSSSDTDMNVVMTSEGKFVEIQGTAEGVPFSEEELAALLALAKRGNLELARLQREALAAPL is encoded by the coding sequence ATGACCGAAGCAAATCGGACCCAGACTTATCCCGCCCGTCCCGACGGGCGTTCGGACGACGCGTTGCGTCCCACCGTGTTCGTGCGTCGTTACACGAAGTACGCCGAAGGGAGCGTGCTCGTCTGTGCGGGCGACACGAAGGTGATCTGCACGGCGAGCGTCGAAGCGGGCGTTCCGCCCTTTCTGCGCGGTCGCGGCGAAGGCTGGGTGACGGCCGAGTACGGCCTTTTGCCGCGTGCGACCGGCACGCGCTGCGACCGCGAAGCGGCGCGCGGCAAGCAGACGGGCCGCACGCAGGAAATCCAACGCCTGATCGGGCGGAGCCTTCGCGCCGTCGTCGACCGCAAGAAGCTCGGAGAATTCACGATCAAGATCGACTGCGACGTGATCCAGGCCGACGGCGGCACGCGTTGCGCCTCGATCACGGGCGCCTGGGTGGCGTTGCGCGACGCGGTGACGGGGATGCTCGAAAAGGGTGATATCACCGAAGACCCGATTCTCGCGCAGGTGAGCGCCGTCTCGGTGGGCGTCTCGAACGGCCGCCCCGTGCTCGACCTCAATTACGTCGAAGACAGCTCGAGCGACACGGACATGAACGTCGTCATGACGAGCGAAGGGAAGTTCGTCGAAATTCAGGGGACGGCCGAGGGCGTCCCCTTTTCCGAAGAAGAGCTCGCCGCGCTTTTGGCGCTCGCGAAGCGCGGCAACTTGGAGCTTGCGCGCCTGCAGCGCGAAGCGCTCGCCGCTCCTCTCTGA